GCCCAGCTGACAAGCTTTTGAAGATGGCACAATAACAGTCCAGTGATGCCTGACCATGACAGCGCAGCCCTCTTAAGCAGGCAGACCAAGAGAAGAAGAGTTGACATTGGAGTGAAAAGGACTGTAGGGACAGCATCTGCATTTTTTGCTAAAGCAAGAGCATCATTTTTCAGTGCCATGAATTCCCAAGGTGGAGAGCATGATGTTGAGTATTCAGTGGTGCAGCATGCAGATGGGGAAAAGTCGAATGTACTCCGCAAGCTGCTGAAGAGGGCGAACTCCTATGAAGATGCAATGATGCCTTTTTCAGGAGCAACCATCATTTCCCAGCTGTTGAAAAATAACATGAACAAAAATGGTGGCACGGAGCCCAGTTTCCAAGCCAGTGGGCTCTCCAGCACAGGCTCAGAGATACATCAGGAGGATGTGTGCAGCAACTCTTCAAGAGACAGCCCCCAAGAGTGTCTTTCCCCTTTTGGCAGGCCTACGATGAGCCAGTATGATATGGATCGGTTGTGTGATGAACACCTGAGAGCAAAGCGTGCCCGGGTTGAAAATATAATCAGAGGTATGAGCCATTCCCCAAATGTGTCAATGAGGGGCAATGAAAATGAAAGAGAGGGAGCCCCTCGGTCCATAAGCCCCCGAGAAAGCTATAGAGAGAACAAGCGCAAGCAAAAACTgccgcagcagcagcaacagAGTTTCCAGCAGCTGGTTTCAGCTAGGAAAGAGCAAAAGCGAGAGGAGCGTAGACAGCTGAAACAGCAGCTGGAGGACATGCAGAAACAGCTGCGCCAGCTGCAGGAAAAGTTCTACCAGATCTATGATAGTACTGATTCTGAAAATAATGAAGATGGCAACCTTTCTGAAGACAGTATGCACTCTGAAATGATAGACGCTAGAGCCCGCGATTCTGTGGGCAGGTCAGACAATGAAATGTTTGACTTAGATCCTGGGCAGTTCATTGACCGCGCACGAGCCCTTATCAGGGAGCACGACATGGCACCAGATAATCAACAGAAAAGAGAAGGACCTAGAGACAAAGATCATTTCCATAGCACTTTCCACCCAGAAGGCAAACATCTGGCAGAAACACTAAAGCAAGAACTGAATACCGCCATGTCCCAGGTAGTGGACACGGTGGTAAAGGTCTTTTCTGCTAAACCCATGCGTCAACTTCCTCAGGTCTTCCCACCCCTCCAGATTCCTCAGGCAAGATTTGCAATCAATGGAGAAAACCATAACTTCCACACCACCAACCCACGTCTGCAGTGCTTTGGCGACGTCATCATTCCAAATCCCATGGACACATTTGGTGGTGTTCAGATGCCTGGTTCCACAGACCAAACTGAAGCGCTGCCCTTAGTTGTACGAAAAAATTCAAATGACCAGTCTGCCCCTGGGCCTCCACCTGTTAGCCACCATCCTTCACTACATCAGTCTCCTCTCTCAGCAGCTGCCAGTTTCTCATCCTCTTCTTTCCGTCACCCATTCCCTCTTCCACTCATGGCATACCCATTTCAAAACCCATTGGGTGCCCCGTCATCAGCCTTTCAAGCAAAAGACAGATCATCCCCAGAATCCCTAGATTTGACTAGAGAGACCACCAGTTTGAGGACCAAGATGTCAGTTCACCATATGAACCATCATCCATGTTCTCCAGCTCACCCACCAAGCTCAACGGAAGGGTTATCGCTGTCCTACATCAAGTCGGAGTGTGGAGACATGCAAGATATGTCTGACATTTCACCTTACTCTGGAAGTGCAATATCCTTTTTAAAGCGTTTCATAAGAAGGTTATAAAGATTTtgacttgttttttgttttttttactattcagTACATTTATATCCTTTTAGCTTTGGTCCTACGTAGAAAATTTAAGTTTGTTTTAGTCAATTTTAGACATGCGAACGTATGTATAaaaatttatgtatatatgtattagagAGAGAGAACTAGGAATGATGACTGACCTGCATTTATTTTCATATCTTATTACCCTCCAGAGTCCTAACAGCCTACAGAAGTTAGATTATGATGGGCAGAGACATGGTAATATTGAAGGATTTGCGGGTTTGGAACCTATAGAATAATACAGGTGTAAGTAGTAGGAAAGAGAGGACATTAATCATAAATGGGATTGTATATGTTAAGATAACAAGACTCATTAATAATGGTATCAGAGGAATCCCAAATACATACCGGATCCTAAGGATGGGTAGATATGGtgtgtttttgttgcgtttttatgCATTTTGGTTTTTTGGGTAGATAAACTCCAATATCTCTCAATAGGAGTTCATCCACcaaaacccccccccaaaaacgcatgctaaaaatgcaacaaaaatgcgccatgtgaacccagctttagccTTTAACCTTTACATACACAGGTAATATTCATATAATGCATGTGCAGATTGATAATATTACAGTATGTATAGTAATAGCAAAGATAGACATTGCATCATATTATATAAGGTCAAACGTATTTATAGGGGTTCTATATTTTCTACATGTTATAAGCACTAATGTATTATACCtttaatatagtaatatagtatatgTAGAAATATTGGTACTGCAGCTGCAGGCAGAGTCATCCACATAGACGTACATAGAGATGAATGGACACTCTGCTTCCATATACAGTACAAGCAAATAAATATTGTCTCTGTCCGCAGCCGAACTTCACCAGATCTGCTCTCACAGACCAACTTTTAACATATACCGTATTCCACAGTTGAGGGTAAATAAGactaatttctataaaaaaaaattggaatataTTTCACAATTGTAACTTCTGATTGTTTTTCTTCCCATTTTCATCGACTTGTGATTGACGATAAATATCACCCGTCATTTGTGCTCCATTATCTTTACATGTTCAAGATATTCTAATTGATAGTTAAGTGTTATTTTATATACAAATAGAAGGATTTTACTTTTGATTCAAGACCTTAACAGTTGAAGTGAGATTTGTATCGGTCAGGAATTTCATGTCGTAATTTTAATGATAACCTTACATACTGTACCGAGAGTTTCTGCGTGTCATTGAATaaaatgaggaggaggagggggtaaTAACGGTTAATACCCAACTAGCGAAAAATGTGAGgaatatttctttattattaaGACTAGTTCTGCGCTTTTTCTAGGCAGCATTTTTAATAATTGGGGTTGATCAGGAATGTAGTTTGAGATTGATTCTGtacgtggaggtgtgaggtgattcCATATGACTCTAGTGCTGATTATCTGGTTTTCATGTCataagatatatatatgtatatgtgtgtgtgtgtgtgtgtatatatatatatgtatatgtgtgtgtgtgtgtgtgtatatatatatgtatatgtgtgtgtgtgtgtgtgtgtatatatatatgtatatgtgtgtatatatatatgtatatgtgtgtgtgtgtgtgtgtatatatatatgtatatgtgtgtgtgtgtgtgtgtgtgtatatatatatgtatatgtgtgtgtgtgtgtgtgtgtgtatatatatatgtatatgtgtgtgtgtgtgtgtgtgtgtgtgtgtatatatatatgtatatgtgtgtgtgtgtgtgtgtgtgtgtgtgtgtgtgtgtgtgtgtatatatatatatgtatatgtgtgtgtgtgtatatatatatgtatatgtgtgtgtgtgtgtgtgtgtgtatatatatatatgtatatgtgtgtgtgtgtgtatatatatatatatatatatatatatatgtgtgtgtgtgtgtgtgtgtatatatatatatatatgtgtgtgtgtgtgtgtgtatatatatatatgtatatgtgtgtgtgtgtgtgtgtgtgtatatatatatatatatatgtgtgtgtgtatatatatatgtgtgtgtgtgtgtgtgtgtgtgtgtgtgtgtatatatatatgtagtctaGTGCAGTGGACATGCCACTTATCTGTCTTTAGACTTCGTTTCATGGCTGAACatcatggggcagatttacttaaATTGGTGCTTTATACTTAATCCAGACCTCGTTGGAGTAaaaaaatttgttgcatcttcagcTGTCCCTGCACCAGAAATGGACACCTATGCTTGCTATGAGTAGGCGTATATTTGCACTATAATTAACGCCAATTTCTGGAGAAAATGATAGTAAATCTGTAAGATCCACGGTGGCCCCACCCCCTCCACATAACTCCGCCCATCTTGACACTTTTCAAAAGTGAGGGGAGGAGTGAAAAGTCACACATTTTTGTGGAAATGTGGTGTGCACCAAAATGTGAAACTTTTCTATGCAAGAAAATTGGCCTAAATTGTttaattaaccccccccccccccccccatgatatCCGGTTTAAACTTGGCATAATGATAATTTTTTTGTACGTTTTTCTTTGTTCAAAGCCAATGATGTTGGCAAGATAAGGCAGCTGTGTGTGCGGCCATTGACTCAAGACCCACTATGGTTAGTCAGTCTAAAATGGTGATAATTTTAGGAATTACGACAGAAGTCCTGTATAAACTCTACTTGAAATGCTTAACACAATGAGTTTAACTTCTTTGTTGCACATTTTTTGCAATGAAAACACAATGGGGCACATCTAAATATATGTTCAAGCGCAAaagtaaaaacagctgaaaattacggagctgttttccgtgtggtgcgcgtgattttcacgcacccattgacttcaatgggtgtgtgatgcgcgagaaacgccgaaatataggacatgttgtgagttttacgcagcggacacacgctgcgtaaacatcatggactgtctgcactgccccatagactaatataggtccgtgcgaggtgcgtgaaaatcacgctcgtctgaataagcccgaaGTATTAGAGTTTCCCGACAGATTTTCATTgtgcaaaaatggtgcaatttgtTTGGAAGTTTGTTTAAAATTTTGTGGTGGTTCATCAGAGTTTTCCCAAACTgcaaaatatgcaaaaaaaatgccATGCCAATGTTTTATAAATGTGGTGCATGTACTTGCGCCATTTACTACTCTATAGCTAGAGACAAGTCTGACTTTTTATAAATATGTCCCTTCTGTTGCACTTGTGGGCTTAAATATTAGATACAATTAGATACAATTCCTTAATAAACTTTCATTAGTCAATAGGAACACTAAGGAACACTCCAAgcaaagctgaaacttaaagCGGTTGtacagggttaaaaaaaacatggcggctttcttccagGAACAGCGACATTCCTGTCCACAGGTTATATGTGGTATTAGAGCTCAGCCCATTCACGTCAATGGTGGTGAGCTGCAAAACCGCACACAACCCATGGAGAGGGGTGGCACTATTTCtgggaaaaaagcagccatgtttcttTAACCctgccacttcgtgtctgttcggctttttcaggaaatcaatgtatcggagtacgggctcaatagaaagtatatgagcgcttctgctgcttagttttagcgatcggtggggtctcagtgctcggacccccaccaatataaacttctgacatgtcactatgacatatcaggagtttgtcaaacgtttagttaccctttaagatccTTACGGATGGCCCGATATAGGCCATGAAAACGAGCAACAAGACATCAGgtggatcggcgctcgtttgctccagtcacaaagAGTAATGATTGGCTATGTACGCGGAcaagcgatcgttactatgatagtcccaatcatgtcggcagcacatctccctgtttacacaagactAACGACTAGCGACCATAttattggccgcataaaagatccGAACAGCCGTAGAACAAGCgtttcgttcatcggctgatcgttgcgctGATCACaccgggcaatgattgggaacgagcactCATGTGAAAAACGCCCTTTACTCCTGATAAGGCCATTTGGTTACTGAAAGTATGTTGGCGAATTACATATATTTACAGGGATTTCCCAAATTATCATTGTTATGGCTTAGATTTCCGCTGTAATTTAGTGCCAAGAGAGGAAACGGCTTAAAAGGGGCAAGATTTGCCCCTTTGGGCTATTTGCGTCTTTTTTGTGTCGTTAAAAAGTTAACAAATTCCCCATTTGCGTTtcagttcctcaccattttcaatgtATGTGTTTGCTGTCATATTCAGGGGGGCAGCAAATCTGTACATAGCTAGTCCTGATCTCatctgagaagtggatacaattctatccaatgctctgtgagctgaaCACAGCAGCAGCTGCACAATTCTCTCTGGTAGTTTGCTTCAATGTATCAGTCTGCAGTGTCGGCTGTTCAGCCCAtagagcattgtctagactggaaaTCATAGCTGATAGGAGGACTAGGTATGTACTGGTTTGCTGTCTATGAATGTAAATAAGAgtgtctcattcactgacagcaaacatctTGAAAAGGATGAGcgtatattataaagttgtagaactttttattaATACAGTGATTAAGAATTATTCATATAAAACCGGAAAACTTCTTTAAGGGTATATTCGCACATGGCGGTAATTGTATACAGACAGCGCTCCATTACCATACTACATATTCGCACCATaactgccacgtgtgaatgtacTTTAAAAGTAAGACCTAACTAATGCACACGATTGTGGTGACTTTGCAGTCCGCAAATCCATGGATCCGTGGTCTGTGTTCGTGGTCAATTTGTCCGCAAAAAACTTTCCGTAGtgaatccgtgtgtcatcagtattcgcggatccgcaaaaaaaaagggaAGGTTGGAGCTAATGTCACtagtttgtcccaaccccctgagtaGGTCGCATGATCTGCAAATACGGACAGTTAAATGACATGTCCTGCGTTTTTTTTGTGGCCAGGACTCGTGGCCCCCACAACACGGATTCGGAaacatcacggtcgtgtgcatggggccatataaatgaatagGTCCACAAAATTGCAGATAGCACCCAAACAAAAATGCACGGtcttgtgcattaggccttagtcCAGATGTGGTGCAAATCCGCAATGACCACGGCAAAATCTGCATATGTTGCATGCGGATTTAGCTGCGGATTTCACCTATGCATTGCAAAGAGTAAAATCCGCCATGAAAATCCACGCCAAATCCGCTacaaaatttacatgctgcgggttTATTTCCGCTACATATGGATGTGGGTTTGGGAACCCCATTCacatacatgtattgtactgtaaattggtgCAAATTTTCTGTGCggaatctgccatgtctgaacagtGCTTAAGGCTGCAGATATCTGTAGGGAAAGCTGAACAGGCAGAAGTTCCGCTCTGAATTCAACTCCTCGC
This genomic stretch from Rhinoderma darwinii isolate aRhiDar2 chromosome 4, aRhiDar2.hap1, whole genome shotgun sequence harbors:
- the PROX1 gene encoding prospero homeobox protein 1, whose protein sequence is MPDHDSAALLSRQTKRRRVDIGVKRTVGTASAFFAKARASFFSAMNSQGGEHDVEYSVVQHADGEKSNVLRKLLKRANSYEDAMMPFSGATIISQLLKNNMNKNGGTEPSFQASGLSSTGSEIHQEDVCSNSSRDSPQECLSPFGRPTMSQYDMDRLCDEHLRAKRARVENIIRGMSHSPNVSMRGNENEREGAPRSISPRESYRENKRKQKLPQQQQQSFQQLVSARKEQKREERRQLKQQLEDMQKQLRQLQEKFYQIYDSTDSENNEDGNLSEDSMHSEMIDARARDSVGRSDNEMFDLDPGQFIDRARALIREHDMAPDNQQKREGPRDKDHFHSTFHPEGKHLAETLKQELNTAMSQVVDTVVKVFSAKPMRQLPQVFPPLQIPQARFAINGENHNFHTTNPRLQCFGDVIIPNPMDTFGGVQMPGSTDQTEALPLVVRKNSNDQSAPGPPPVSHHPSLHQSPLSAAASFSSSSFRHPFPLPLMAYPFQNPLGAPSSAFQAKDRSSPESLDLTRETTSLRTKMSVHHMNHHPCSPAHPPSSTEGLSLSYIKSECGDMQDMSDISPYSGSAMQEGLSPNHLKKAKLMFFYTRYPSSNMLKTYFSDVKFNRCITSQLIKWFSNFREFYYIQMEKYARQAINDGVTSTEELSITRDCELYRALNMHYNKANDFEVPERFLEVAQITLREFFNAIIAGKDVDPSWKKAIYKVICKLDSEVPDIFRSPNCLQELLHE